The Streptomyces sp. NBC_00344 genome includes a window with the following:
- a CDS encoding DUF3631 domain-containing protein, with protein MTDPTPTTPPIDGAALLDEVEAFHRRFNVFPSEAAFVAVALWDAHAHLLDCFDSTPRIAFLSPEPGSGKTRALEIVETLVPQPMTAVNASAAALFRSVSSGNGKPTILFDEIDTVFGPKAGDNEELRGFLNAGHRRTGVTYRCIGDGGQQTVQAFPSYCAVAVAGLGSLPDTIMSRAVIVRMRRRARNETVEPFRARIHEAEGHKLRDRLAQWAEHDSSSIMGAWPEMPDGVSDRPADVWEPLLAIADAVGGHWPERARAACVTLVNASRANDKGSIGVRLLTDLRDHVMVGIDRLPTVAILDRLNALDDAPWADLHGKPLDNRRLSKMLAEYMTADNEPIASRNIKTAGSVLKGYYTADLWDAWARYCPPPPESPLPPLPGTENTA; from the coding sequence ATGACCGACCCCACACCGACCACACCTCCCATCGACGGCGCCGCTCTCCTCGACGAGGTAGAGGCCTTCCACCGCCGCTTCAACGTCTTCCCGAGCGAAGCGGCGTTCGTCGCGGTGGCTCTGTGGGACGCGCACGCTCACCTGCTCGACTGCTTCGACTCCACCCCCCGCATCGCCTTCCTGTCCCCCGAACCGGGGTCCGGGAAGACCCGGGCACTGGAGATCGTGGAAACCCTCGTCCCGCAGCCCATGACGGCCGTCAACGCGTCCGCCGCGGCCCTGTTCCGCAGCGTGTCCAGCGGGAACGGGAAGCCCACCATCCTGTTCGACGAGATCGACACCGTCTTCGGGCCCAAAGCCGGGGACAACGAGGAACTGCGCGGCTTCCTGAACGCTGGACACCGCCGCACCGGGGTCACTTACCGGTGCATCGGCGACGGCGGACAGCAGACCGTCCAGGCCTTCCCCTCGTACTGCGCGGTCGCGGTCGCCGGTCTCGGCTCGCTCCCGGACACGATCATGAGCCGGGCCGTCATCGTCCGCATGCGCCGCCGGGCCCGCAACGAAACGGTCGAGCCGTTCCGGGCCCGCATCCACGAAGCCGAAGGGCACAAGCTCCGAGACCGTCTCGCCCAGTGGGCTGAGCACGACAGCAGCTCCATCATGGGCGCTTGGCCGGAAATGCCCGACGGGGTCAGCGACCGGCCGGCCGACGTGTGGGAACCGCTGCTCGCCATCGCCGACGCGGTCGGCGGTCACTGGCCCGAGCGGGCCCGCGCCGCGTGCGTGACTCTCGTAAATGCCTCCCGTGCCAACGACAAAGGCAGCATCGGTGTCCGGCTGCTCACCGACCTGCGTGACCACGTCATGGTCGGCATCGACCGCCTGCCCACCGTCGCCATCCTCGACAGGCTCAACGCCCTGGATGACGCCCCGTGGGCCGACCTTCACGGCAAGCCGCTCGACAACCGGCGCCTGTCCAAGATGCTCGCCGAGTACATGACGGCCGACAACGAGCCCATTGCCTCCCGCAACATCAAGACCGCCGGAAGCGTGCTCAAGGGCTACTACACCGCCGATCTCTGGGACGCCTGGGCCCGCTACTGCCCCCCACCCCCGGAAAGTCCGCTACCTCCGCTACCAGGCACCGAAAATACGGCCTGA
- a CDS encoding bifunctional DNA primase/polymerase has translation MTHHPPTALLSAALQAAEHGWHVFPLRPGGKRPALHGETACPRTGPCTTGHLKWEQRATTDPERIRAAWSTGAWNVGIATGPSGLVVVDLDQPKPNSEEGTPDGAANLSALCERAGHPVPRTRTIRTASGGHHLYFTAPAAARLHNTAGTLAPLVDTRAWGGYVVATGSIINGHRYTVEGPALINPLPAWLLQRLTPPHPKPVATVPGPVSAPLRTHRYAETVLQRERETVRGAPEGRRNTTLLASVRAMGRFVAWRDLPRHVVEAAFQAEGEAVGLTPAECRATIASALGWAIRTCRPRPEAA, from the coding sequence ATGACCCATCACCCGCCGACCGCGCTGCTGTCCGCAGCCTTACAAGCCGCCGAACACGGCTGGCACGTCTTCCCGCTCCGGCCTGGGGGCAAGCGGCCCGCCCTCCACGGCGAGACCGCATGCCCCCGCACCGGCCCCTGCACCACCGGCCACCTGAAGTGGGAGCAGCGCGCCACCACCGACCCCGAGCGGATCCGCGCCGCCTGGTCCACCGGAGCGTGGAACGTCGGGATCGCCACCGGGCCGTCCGGGCTGGTTGTCGTCGACCTCGACCAGCCAAAGCCCAACAGCGAAGAGGGCACGCCTGACGGCGCGGCCAACCTTTCTGCGCTCTGCGAGCGCGCCGGGCACCCGGTGCCCCGCACCCGCACGATCCGGACCGCGAGCGGCGGACACCACCTGTACTTCACCGCCCCCGCAGCCGCCCGCCTCCACAACACCGCCGGAACCCTGGCTCCCCTCGTCGACACCCGGGCATGGGGCGGGTACGTCGTCGCCACTGGCAGCATCATCAACGGCCACCGCTACACGGTCGAGGGGCCCGCCCTCATCAACCCCCTGCCCGCATGGCTCCTGCAGCGGCTCACGCCTCCGCACCCGAAGCCCGTGGCCACTGTCCCCGGGCCTGTCTCGGCACCCCTGCGGACCCACCGGTATGCCGAAACCGTCCTCCAGCGCGAGCGGGAGACCGTCCGGGGCGCACCCGAGGGGCGGCGCAACACCACCCTGCTCGCCTCCGTCCGGGCAATGGGCCGGTTCGTGGCATGGCGAGACCTTCCCCGCCACGTCGTCGAAGCGGCTTTTCAGGCAGAGGGCGAGGCCGTGGGGCTCACTCCGGCCGAGTGCCGCGCCACCATCGCCAGCGCCCTGGGCTGGGCCATCCGCACCTGCCGGCCACGACCGGAGGCAGCATGA
- a CDS encoding MarR family transcriptional regulator, which yields MSQSQVWRTHRQYTATAARWSADRWRKEADRRRTLRADRKPLVRDARRALATARAIDPEGITPLRHRAERELRTARRRVPDPMWLFASKTATALGVAGYVWLPQVSVRAWVWSAIAVVAAVTALTVWAAVRGRDTTGLKPTAEETALLKRLQPQHWKEHAEQRGLAGTLTGRPKLTDAGIMCAVRLEGTWTATKLRSAEDHIRALLGARTSLRIQTKAGKQGGWAELILRTRSAADGDDLTWTPERRSLGIDNVTGEQVTVPLGERLLIAGRSGAGKSVASRPLLYDASEGPANALVIIDLKRVEGRLWDHRARVASTPYEVIDVTDELETEMLERLSVLPKGQDTWTPTPDRPRITVVVDEGAEVMTAADKVPYETETTDGKTRTANRSALPALESIARMGRAACIDLWWMTQKPTIGDGIPKQIAPQIGVSICLAVRTPAEARVVLGEDAQAKGWTADELPVPGVALIRDGKRKPDPVKVRYMDKAVVIALPDRTPWSRSGTTTTEAAGTPTLTLVKDTAPETAPATDGATARVLKAIETADEPVRQKDLVTLTGLSKGAVSKAVKSLTTGGTVARTPDGCLTAARGDESAAA from the coding sequence GTGAGTCAGTCTCAAGTCTGGCGTACACACCGCCAGTACACCGCCACCGCCGCCCGATGGAGCGCGGACCGGTGGCGCAAGGAAGCAGACCGCCGCCGCACTCTGCGCGCCGACCGCAAGCCCCTCGTACGCGATGCCCGCCGCGCCCTGGCCACCGCCCGCGCCATAGACCCCGAGGGCATCACCCCTCTGCGCCACCGTGCCGAGCGGGAGTTGCGCACGGCCAGGCGTCGGGTCCCTGACCCGATGTGGCTGTTCGCGTCGAAGACCGCCACCGCCCTCGGGGTCGCCGGGTACGTGTGGCTGCCGCAAGTGTCCGTCCGCGCGTGGGTGTGGTCCGCCATCGCCGTGGTCGCAGCCGTCACCGCCCTGACGGTCTGGGCCGCCGTGCGCGGGCGCGACACCACCGGACTCAAGCCCACCGCCGAAGAGACCGCGCTGCTGAAACGCCTCCAGCCCCAGCACTGGAAGGAGCACGCCGAACAACGCGGCCTCGCCGGAACGCTCACCGGCCGGCCGAAGCTCACCGACGCCGGAATCATGTGCGCGGTCCGCCTCGAAGGGACATGGACCGCGACCAAGCTCCGCAGCGCTGAAGACCACATCCGCGCCCTGCTCGGAGCCCGCACCAGCCTGCGCATCCAGACCAAGGCAGGCAAGCAGGGCGGGTGGGCCGAACTCATCCTGCGCACCCGCAGCGCCGCCGACGGTGACGACCTGACGTGGACGCCCGAGCGTCGCTCCCTCGGCATCGACAACGTGACCGGCGAGCAGGTGACCGTGCCTCTCGGGGAACGGCTCCTGATCGCCGGACGCTCCGGCGCCGGAAAGTCCGTCGCCTCCCGCCCGCTCCTCTACGACGCCTCCGAGGGCCCGGCCAACGCGCTGGTCATCATCGACCTCAAGCGCGTGGAAGGCCGCCTGTGGGACCACCGGGCCCGCGTCGCCTCCACCCCGTACGAGGTCATCGACGTCACCGACGAGCTGGAGACGGAGATGCTGGAACGGCTCTCCGTCCTGCCCAAGGGACAGGACACCTGGACCCCCACCCCGGACCGGCCCCGGATCACGGTCGTCGTCGACGAGGGCGCCGAAGTCATGACCGCCGCCGACAAGGTCCCCTACGAGACAGAGACCACCGACGGCAAGACCCGCACCGCTAACCGGTCCGCTCTGCCCGCCTTGGAGTCCATCGCCCGCATGGGGCGGGCCGCGTGCATCGACCTGTGGTGGATGACCCAGAAGCCCACCATCGGCGACGGCATCCCCAAGCAGATCGCACCACAGATCGGCGTCTCCATCTGCCTCGCCGTCCGCACGCCGGCCGAAGCCCGCGTCGTCCTCGGAGAGGACGCACAGGCCAAGGGATGGACCGCCGACGAACTCCCCGTCCCCGGTGTCGCCCTGATCCGTGACGGCAAGCGCAAGCCCGACCCGGTCAAGGTCCGCTACATGGACAAGGCCGTCGTCATCGCCCTGCCCGACCGCACCCCCTGGTCACGTTCGGGGACGACGACAACGGAAGCCGCGGGCACCCCGACGCTCACCCTCGTGAAGGACACCGCGCCCGAGACGGCACCGGCCACGGACGGTGCCACCGCCCGCGTACTCAAGGCCATCGAGACCGCCGACGAACCGGTCCGACAGAAAGACTTGGTGACACTCACGGGCCTGTCGAAGGGTGCCGTGTCCAAAGCCGTCAAGTCCCTCACCACCGGTGGCACCGTCGCGCGCACCCCGGACGGCTGCCTGACCGCCGCACGCGGCGACGAGTCCGCCGCCGCCTGA
- a CDS encoding DUF6251 family protein, producing the protein MDQHLPAPRAVTVVQLPDGTYTYADATHLPAPQQAAPQQIVQHIHQAPPDRTVQRIALGSGVGAGAVAAGVYFGPLLVGVLTAIAANLALLAFLAAVMAWGVVTVVKSVNGTGTKTASKSLRRR; encoded by the coding sequence ATGGACCAGCACCTTCCCGCCCCCAGGGCGGTCACGGTCGTCCAGCTCCCGGACGGCACCTACACCTACGCCGACGCCACCCACCTGCCCGCACCCCAGCAGGCGGCGCCGCAGCAGATCGTGCAGCACATCCACCAGGCGCCGCCGGACCGCACCGTCCAGCGCATCGCGCTCGGTTCCGGCGTCGGTGCGGGCGCGGTCGCGGCCGGTGTGTACTTCGGCCCGCTCCTCGTCGGTGTTCTGACCGCGATCGCGGCGAACCTCGCGCTGCTGGCCTTCCTCGCGGCCGTCATGGCGTGGGGCGTGGTCACCGTCGTGAAGTCCGTCAACGGCACCGGCACCAAGACCGCTTCGAAGTCTCTGCGCCGCCGGTAA
- a CDS encoding RRQRL motif-containing zinc-binding protein: MSIPTYRWRLAPDGYATRRQLRALGLRPGGQDVAAQLERPRRRRGPLVAYLYRIDQAKPVRPMTPGRAAALARAMAARRTCPECRRDAGYCIPRSLGMCVPCSDSFAPAA; this comes from the coding sequence ATGAGTATCCCGACCTATCGGTGGCGCCTGGCCCCGGACGGCTACGCGACCCGCCGCCAGCTCCGTGCCCTCGGGCTGCGGCCCGGCGGTCAGGACGTCGCCGCACAGCTCGAACGCCCCCGCCGACGCCGGGGGCCGCTGGTCGCCTACCTCTACCGCATCGACCAGGCCAAGCCCGTCCGCCCGATGACACCGGGCCGCGCCGCCGCTCTCGCCAGGGCGATGGCGGCCCGCCGGACCTGCCCTGAGTGCCGTCGTGATGCCGGGTACTGCATCCCGCGCTCGCTCGGCATGTGCGTGCCCTGCTCCGACTCGTTCGCCCCCGCGGCTTAG
- a CDS encoding DNA methylase has product MRRPRVLDLFCCAGGASMGYYRAGFDVVGVDIVPRPAYPFRFIEGHALDAAREMCQEFDLVHYSPPCQASCALTKGTNRGRRDHLDLIPQVREVCEWYGVPYVIENVQGAQLRKDLLLCGEMFGLSVLRHRYFELGPYWAPRPAPHKPHRGPVRGWRHGVWRDGPYIAAYGKGGGKGSVTEMQQAMGITWTDVHEELTEAIPPAYTEHIGRDFIADDWGAATVPCPEVRLVQLARSAPHPSELGVAA; this is encoded by the coding sequence ATGCGCCGGCCGCGAGTCCTTGATCTGTTCTGCTGCGCGGGCGGGGCGTCGATGGGCTACTACCGGGCCGGGTTCGACGTGGTCGGCGTCGACATCGTCCCGCGCCCCGCCTACCCGTTCCGGTTCATCGAGGGCCATGCGTTGGACGCGGCGAGGGAGATGTGCCAGGAGTTCGACCTGGTCCACTACTCACCGCCCTGCCAGGCATCCTGTGCACTGACCAAGGGAACCAACCGGGGCCGACGTGACCACCTGGACCTAATTCCGCAGGTGCGGGAGGTGTGCGAGTGGTACGGCGTCCCCTACGTCATCGAGAACGTCCAAGGCGCCCAGCTCCGCAAGGACCTACTGCTGTGCGGGGAGATGTTCGGCCTCTCGGTCCTCCGCCACCGCTACTTCGAACTCGGACCGTACTGGGCCCCCCGACCAGCCCCGCACAAGCCACACCGTGGCCCCGTGCGGGGCTGGCGGCACGGCGTCTGGCGCGACGGCCCCTACATCGCCGCGTACGGCAAAGGCGGCGGCAAGGGCTCCGTCACCGAGATGCAGCAGGCCATGGGCATCACCTGGACTGACGTCCACGAGGAACTCACCGAAGCGATCCCGCCCGCCTACACCGAGCACATTGGCCGGGACTTCATCGCCGACGACTGGGGCGCGGCCACCGTGCCCTGCCCAGAGGTCCGACTCGTGCAGCTCGCCCGCAGCGCCCCTCATCCCAGCGAACTGGGGGTGGCTGCCTGA
- a CDS encoding DUF2637 domain-containing protein, producing MNRFGKGLLVFALMVVVAMAFRVSWNALRDVASATGADKTAALLYPFVVDGLMALALVATLVLTDEARRFALRVLAAYTLASLVLNYVHGLVPELHGGSVDWGRLADWDPANWALVLLATSLPVGSIYFGSDLVAKVLHHRPVEPANAAKTTETTVNRSTPDLGESIPALVAPVTARPALPASVPVDLVKRIEPVPVRAVAAESARPRAATGRVPDAARTPRPVRTAGELLDEARSVTSDWPIGDLTAEGIRKAVHTSAAKARVLRETLRTERADGPAKAVA from the coding sequence ATGAACCGCTTCGGTAAGGGCCTGCTCGTGTTTGCCCTGATGGTCGTCGTCGCCATGGCATTTCGCGTCTCGTGGAACGCACTTCGAGACGTGGCCAGCGCGACCGGCGCGGACAAGACCGCCGCCCTGCTCTACCCTTTCGTCGTCGACGGACTCATGGCGCTGGCGCTGGTCGCCACGCTGGTACTGACCGACGAGGCCCGGCGGTTCGCGCTGCGGGTGCTGGCCGCCTACACCCTGGCTTCCCTGGTCCTGAACTACGTGCACGGCCTCGTCCCGGAGCTCCACGGCGGTTCGGTCGACTGGGGTCGACTGGCCGACTGGGACCCCGCCAACTGGGCCCTGGTCCTGCTCGCCACGTCGCTGCCGGTCGGGTCGATCTACTTCGGCTCCGACCTCGTGGCCAAGGTCCTGCATCACCGACCGGTCGAACCGGCGAATGCGGCGAAAACGACAGAGACAACCGTAAATCGGTCTACCCCTGACCTGGGAGAGTCGATCCCAGCCCTGGTTGCTCCGGTCACTGCGCGGCCTGCCCTTCCGGCTTCCGTGCCGGTCGACCTGGTGAAGCGGATCGAGCCGGTTCCGGTGCGGGCGGTGGCTGCCGAGTCGGCTCGACCACGTGCGGCGACCGGCCGCGTCCCGGACGCCGCACGGACGCCCCGACCGGTCCGCACGGCGGGTGAACTGCTGGACGAGGCACGCTCGGTGACCTCCGACTGGCCGATCGGGGACCTGACGGCCGAAGGGATCCGCAAGGCCGTCCACACCTCCGCCGCCAAGGCCCGTGTGCTGCGCGAGACCCTGCGGACCGAGCGTGCGGACGGTCCGGCCAAGGCAGTGGCCTGA
- a CDS encoding DUF6284 family protein: MKTIAALQSLVTAESLDIEPTTAELDAIEQEMPLIQAELKLLDAQIMTMDRPANELDARRVRRASNRVLATRRDLTNRARIVQSDGAA, translated from the coding sequence ATGAAGACCATCGCTGCACTTCAGTCCCTTGTTACGGCCGAGTCGCTCGACATCGAGCCGACCACTGCTGAGCTGGACGCGATCGAGCAGGAGATGCCGCTCATTCAGGCGGAACTCAAGCTGCTGGATGCACAGATCATGACCATGGACCGCCCGGCCAACGAGCTGGACGCCCGGCGGGTTCGCCGGGCAAGCAACCGGGTGCTGGCCACCCGCCGGGACCTGACGAACCGCGCCCGCATCGTGCAGTCGGACGGTGCGGCATGA
- a CDS encoding GntR family transcriptional regulator: protein MAVLKYEEIAEFLRARIAAGEIAPGETIPSGRELAEQWDVSRATAIKAVDVLRNDGVVVAKQGTGFVVTETPVARPAGARRAGSARILGGMPFLRVGTPDWAEPPAHVAAALCLSPGTKALRRVRVLQLPDGTPNSCVEAWFPPDVAEVSPRLADTNPIAEGTTRYVRRQTGRGPAEGVDVTTVRLASETEADRLKVPQGAPVAVLLHTAYDEQGKPLVCEEGVTPSSYFEQVDTYAM from the coding sequence ATGGCAGTCCTGAAGTACGAAGAGATCGCAGAGTTCCTGCGCGCCCGCATCGCCGCTGGTGAGATCGCTCCCGGGGAGACGATCCCGTCGGGCCGCGAGCTGGCCGAGCAGTGGGATGTGTCACGGGCTACCGCCATCAAGGCCGTCGATGTTCTGCGGAACGACGGCGTGGTCGTGGCCAAGCAGGGAACCGGATTCGTCGTCACGGAAACGCCCGTGGCACGCCCCGCCGGCGCTCGCCGCGCAGGGTCGGCGCGCATCCTGGGCGGCATGCCGTTCCTGCGCGTTGGTACGCCTGACTGGGCGGAACCCCCTGCCCACGTCGCCGCCGCCCTCTGCCTCTCCCCCGGGACTAAGGCGCTGCGGCGCGTTCGCGTCCTTCAGCTCCCGGACGGAACCCCGAATAGCTGCGTCGAGGCGTGGTTCCCCCCGGATGTCGCGGAGGTATCACCACGCCTCGCCGACACCAACCCGATCGCCGAAGGCACAACGCGCTACGTCCGACGTCAGACCGGGCGAGGCCCGGCCGAAGGCGTGGACGTCACCACCGTGCGCCTTGCGTCGGAGACGGAGGCAGACCGCCTGAAGGTGCCGCAGGGGGCACCGGTGGCCGTGCTTCTGCACACGGCGTATGACGAGCAGGGGAAGCCGCTGGTCTGCGAGGAGGGCGTCACGCCGTCCTCGTACTTCGAGCAGGTGGACACCTACGCCATGTAG
- a CDS encoding class I SAM-dependent methyltransferase — protein MSNLELAPSVMRFYGETVNEDSRLRSSADGRMELARTQELLRRFLPPAPARVLDVGGGTGIHAEWLVKDGYNVALVDPVPRHVEAASAVCPAAVGDARALSEPDDSFDVVQLLGPLYHLPDPADRQQALAEASRVAKPGGLVAAAAINRYASLFEHVTYAHLHTERIHASVSKILETAVYDGVRGFTLSYFHRAEELVAELVAAGLQDVQVFGIEGPAWSLVKAAEQQPGDGPTDDLIASAMAAARMAEPYPELLAASSHLLAVGRAPDGNQ, from the coding sequence ATGTCGAATCTCGAATTGGCTCCCTCCGTGATGCGGTTCTATGGCGAGACGGTCAACGAGGACAGCCGCCTGCGCAGCTCGGCAGACGGCCGGATGGAACTGGCCAGGACTCAAGAACTCCTCCGACGCTTTCTGCCCCCCGCGCCGGCGCGTGTGCTCGACGTGGGCGGGGGAACCGGGATTCATGCTGAGTGGCTGGTGAAGGACGGCTACAACGTCGCTCTGGTGGACCCGGTGCCCCGTCACGTTGAGGCCGCGTCGGCGGTGTGCCCAGCGGCCGTAGGGGACGCTCGTGCCCTGTCCGAGCCAGACGACAGCTTCGACGTCGTACAGCTCCTCGGGCCGCTCTACCACCTGCCCGACCCCGCCGACAGGCAACAGGCGCTGGCGGAAGCTTCCCGTGTCGCCAAGCCCGGCGGGCTGGTCGCCGCCGCCGCGATCAATCGCTATGCGTCGCTCTTCGAGCACGTCACGTACGCCCACCTGCACACCGAACGAATCCATGCGTCCGTCTCCAAGATCCTGGAGACGGCTGTCTACGACGGCGTGCGGGGATTCACCCTGTCGTACTTCCACCGAGCCGAAGAGCTCGTGGCGGAACTGGTCGCCGCAGGTCTCCAGGACGTTCAGGTCTTCGGGATCGAGGGACCGGCATGGTCCCTCGTGAAGGCGGCTGAACAGCAGCCGGGCGATGGGCCGACGGATGACCTGATTGCCTCTGCCATGGCGGCGGCGCGGATGGCAGAGCCGTACCCGGAGTTGCTCGCCGCCAGCTCGCACCTGCTTGCCGTCGGCAGGGCGCCTGACGGCAATCAGTGA